The window CACACTGTTCCCCATTTCCCTTCATGATATACTTCCACACGGCCCTCTGAAAAACTCCGAGCACCAAACAGCCTCACTTCACCCTCCTTTGGCCCAGGCTTTCCTGGACACAAACAGGGGCGTAGGACATTAACCACGGCCATGACAGCAGGGAGGTTATGCAAACATTCAGTTAATCTGCACACTGTACTGAATGCGCATGGTCGTCAGATATTGCGCAAAAGCACATGATATAGACATAGCAGAGTTTACAGTTCTATATGGAAGAGTATAACTGTATTGAGACTGAAATTGTAAGAATTTTCTAAATGAGATATGCTTCGGGTGACTCACTGAACAGGTTAAATTTGAGAGCACTTCCACAGTcatggagaagcagcagaagccaCAGAACGCGTAGATTTCGATGTGTGAGCATTTCCgactctgacacagagagagaagaagcaaTGTGAGCAACACGCAACTTCTACTTAACAATTTAACATTGTATCCTGAATGATTTTGAGCACCAAGAGCAGAACTGTggtgttgtttttaatgtttttgcatATAAATCAATACATGTACTGCAGGAGAGTATAAAACCACTGAAGCTTTTGCACACACTTTAACACGCCCTCATTACGATGGAATGCGATTCTTTTTAATAACTACGCAAACTGAAGCTGACTACACTAAAACTGTGCAGTGATTATCAAAGGTCAAACTTCGAAGATACATATCATGAAACCACATTACCGTTAGGTTGGAAAGTGCTGTCGTCCTCAAATGTGCTTCACGTCTGTGACACGAATCCTTTGTGAACGTATAGGTTCACTTCTCCTCTCTGGACGCTTTCCCAAAGTTTCGTTTGACAGTAAAAGCAGTAAATCAGGGTATTGCGCAATAGTCTTTGCTCCACTGCAACTTGTTTGAGAACAAGGTCTAATTTCTGTTTAAATAGTTTTGTGGAGACGCCCATTATATCATATAATGAATGGCATGACTCAGAAAATAGGAATCAGGGTTTTACTCATCCCACCAAAAACATTACATACAATgtaatcagtttttcagcaaaaTGTCCTTCAAATAATGTACTTGGTGAAGAATAAAAACAGGCCTTGAGTTATTCCATTGAAAATAATGTGTTTGGTGTGTACAGAATGACGTTGTTTAACATGGAGTAAAGGGGGAAAAGCCTTTGACTTTTGagagtgtacagtatgtgcatgaaGATGTATGCTATAGGAAAAAAAGTCACAGTCTGATAAATCAATCTTTTACGTACATTCATTATAAGAAAGGCTACAGTGCTGTTGAGAGCCACTTTTGGCCATGGAAGGAGATGATCCACCACAGGACATGCTggcattttctgttttgactGGCATGTTCTCAAAACCCAAAACAGGACCACGTTTTTCAGCGTCAGCGCACAGTTGTTCAATTCAAGCTGAAAATGGTCCTTTAAGGGTTGGAGCTGTGTCTTTCGCAAAGTCAATGAGGAAACAACAAGTACAGTTTCTTCAACTGCGACGGGATTGTAAACAAAATAGAACAGTGCAGTGGCCTCAAGAGCGAGTCTCTCAGTCTATATGAACTCCAAGCCTTCATATTTCACATCCCCAATCTTGGTTTCAGGTAACAGGATGCGCCCGTCAAGCGTGAAGGCCATGATGTACGTAGCGATCTTTCCCGCGTCTTCCTCTGACTTGAGAGCCAGAATGATCTGGTCGTCCGTGTTGGGGACAAACTTGAAGGAGGAGAAACCGTGAGTGGGGTTAAGAGGACCCACTCGACTCACAATGACGTCTCTGAAATCTGGCGAGCAGCTAAGGGCGAGGTTTGTGCCACGACGCTCATCTGCCGTCTCCTCATAGCGCTGCTTGCTGGCGCGGCGAGGGAGGAAAAACCAGCGCTGCAGGGTGTCGCTCCAGGCTGCTGATTCATGGATAAGATACCCTGCGGAGAGGAATGCAGTGAAGAGTGAGCACAGAGCAAGAAATGGAAGCCATCGTGAGCGAGACCAGATTGGAATCCTTACCTGGAGGCTCTATCCCTGCAGCGGACTTCAGAGATTTGTAATTGGGAACCCAGTTCTCATGTTGTACATCCCCTCTGAAGCCCACTACTTTCACCCACTCCGGGTTGTTGTTGACGAACTCGCCTTCAGTGGTGGTCCACTCCTTCCCCAGACCGCCGACGTACAAGTGCTTGTCCTTCACTGCCATCCACTCAGCTTTGAACCCTAGCAGGAGAAAATAGATAAGCACTTCACtaaaattaattaaacacaTACTTAGAATAGAAAAGTGGGGCTTATTTGGTCTCGGAGGGCCTAAAACAGGCTTAAATATCTAGAACTAAGCCACAGACATTGTCGTGAACTGTTTTTAATGTGGACTGTGACCTggtctgtgtatttgttttacttactgcttttctgtctgtttttaatgttgtcgattctttttgttttgttgaatttcGGAAGGCCAAATAAAGATATGCCTAAATGAAGCCATGTGAAAAGATGCTACGGTGATAACAACTCTGAAATGAGAGAGACCTGAAATGTGACAAGGAACTCCAACCAGAGTTTGTGGTGGTGTCACAAGCCTCAAAGATTGGAGCCACTAGTTCAAAATGCAGTGGGATAAAAAGTAGCATAAGTAGGAAATAGTCAAGTCAAACACTGAATTACAGCATTTATAAGAGCAGGCTAATGCCCACCTTTGGCGACATTGCCGTCTCCATCCGGTAAGATGACCCAGGGCACAGCCACATCGCCATCAATGTGGTAGACAATGCCTGTTCTGTCATCGACGCTGTAGAGCTTCCCATTGAACACCACCAGCTCAGACAGCTCCATACCCCTGCCCTTCTCCGACAGGTGGCTTTCCAGCACCACCTTGTCTGCATCCCATTCGACCACCACCTTGTCACCACTTTGGGACACTAACAGGTGCCCCCGCCGCATGTAGCTCACCCACGTCAGCTTCTTGTCACTTCGAGAGCTTGTGTCCAGGTCGGCAATGACCCCAATGCGGTAACGGGTGCCCTGCGCCGTGTGCTCGGGCGGACTGAGGGGGTAGGTGTCGTTGTAGCCGGAATCGGACTGCTGGGCGTCACTGTGACCGGTTTTCCAGCTGTGCGAGCCGTAAGAGCGGGCACGCAACCCCGAGTTCAAGTGCATGAAGAGCAACAGAAGCAAGGCCAGGGAGACGGCCACCACCACGATGGGCTTCCACTTAAGGCGGAAACGAGGATCAGTGGCATTGGCCATGGAAGCCAACATTGGGAGGCCTCCTACAGAGATACGCAGATTGTTCATTGGCTCATTCTGCTCCAGTCGAGTGAAGCCTGGGGGAGCAGGCATGGAGGACGGAGGCCCAGAGTGAcctgaagaaacacagagacagacagttagTCCACTTGTtcaagaaaaaagagaaaggttCGCTCATTTATTACCAGACTGACGGTTGATTATGTGATGCGTTACAGTTTCTGCTAGTCTACAATATCTTATATTTAAGATCCCATCATCATTACCCTCCGCCTGATTTAACAACATAGATGAGGGAGGTGAGTGTGGAGGCTAACTGTCCTCTTCCATTCCTTCAGGACTTGTATCTGCTCCCACTTTTCCTTCCAGTCAGTCTCAATGAGTCTATTAAGCCTAATGCTTTTCTAGTAGCTTCTCTGTGATCTCTCTCCAGATGTTTTCATGTGGGTCTTTGTCCTCCTGGAGATTCTCCTctcgtctgtctctcactctctccctccattgTGCGCATGTTGTccttgtctccctctgtgtgtgtgtgtttattctttTCTCCCATCTGTGTGACTGGTGTTATTACAGGAGGTCACGTGGATCAGATCCTCTGAGGTCCTGGTCTGTTCGGTGACGCCTGGAAGTTGCGCAACGTTTTCCTGGATCCATATTGTTTGTACATGTTTAGAATCTATCTATAAGTTTTTCCTTATTTGAATCGAAGCTTGAAGGTGCTCTGTGCTGTACATATTCTAACACCCCTCAATGCATCTGTACTGCCCTCACATATCCCATTTCACTTCTTAATACGTCACATATCTGAAGCTAAAGATACTCTAACTTACTTTTCACTGTGATTTTAAAGTGAGAATACGCAACTTTGGCTGAACAGCAGCCTCTGTCGCTTCAAGTGACGAAATAATGGTAAATATTAAAGCATGGCAGAAAAGCAAAAGTGGATAAGTCAGCAAACTGGCTTAATATTATCCCGCTAAAGTGAGCCAACAGTCACTAACATTTAGCAAACAAaactactggtcataccagaccaagtaaggctgtagcagcaaaatGTCTGAGTGTATTAAACTGAGCCAtggtgtgttttattctttatgAATTCCACTTTTCATTTGAGAAAAGGAAGAAcgtgttatttcttctttcaaacgAGCCATAGTCTCACTTTAACATGGTACTTTCAGGTTATACTGAGTCATTTTTATCAGGAACGAGCCACAGTAAGGCTGGAATGTAAAGCGACACCGTTACACCTGCTGTTACACCTGCTTTGCTCTGTTGGCAAAtctcaaaacaaaaaaggctgaaatgttTCTTAACCCTGTGATACACTTAAATTAAAAAGTATGTATAATTAGGAAGCGACTTGGATCAATCTGTAAAAGACAAGTACACCAAATGGAAAATTTGCAAATCTTTGAACAATGGAAGTCAATGGAAGTCAAATATTTGAACAATCTGAAGACAAACAAGTTTCTGACAAACACTAAATTGACATTTAGacaacaaaacactaaaactcTAATCCTACCCACATACTCTCCATAAGTAAAATCAGTCCGGCTCAGGATCAAATCATCAGTCCTGATGGCAGATCATTCGATTCAGCTGATATTTTATGTATTAATATTATTTCGCAGTCAGAACCTGCTGGTTTAAACATTCAATGACAAGAAGCAGGAAGTTGCCCAGCTTAAGGTTGGGTGAAAATCTGTGGCTACCCTGCCAACGTGGAGACTGGGAGGAGCTCATTCAGTGCTGATATAAGGTCAGTGGCTGTGAACAGGTAAATCAGGAAATACAGACCAGCCAGCTAACGTAGCGATCCACTACCAGCAAATGAATCAGCGACCATCTGGGTAACCTAATAACTCAaaattccagcttctcaaatgatgCACTGATTAGTTGATCAATAGAAACTTACTAAGCAACTACTTTGAagcattttcaagcaaaaacgtCAAAAATAGGCTTGTTTTCTTTGCCTTATAGTACCGTATagtgaatatctttgagttcTGGACTGTtgctcaaacaaaacaagacatttgaagactttgagagacatttttctgtttcttagCATTTAATAAACCCaatgattagtcaattaacCAAGAAAGTAATGTGAAGATTAATTGATGAaggaaataatcattagttgcagcctttGTTCAGTTAaacaaattaattttcatttaacTGAACTGGTAATGAGCAAGGTACGATGCtaataactttatttatgtagcacctTTCAAGAGCAGATCATCACAAAACAACTAAGGTACCTGACATAGAGAGGACATAGTAAATTACACAAAGGCAAGTCTAAGCAGGCGCgttctgctttttaaaggcGTCTACAGAGGTGCTGCAGACACTTCAGTTCACCACCTGAAATATTTCACAAGCCTAAAATACAGGATTGCATGATGTGGCAAGCAGAGCGCAAAAACTGTATCCCTACACAAACTAATGCGACCTGATCCGTCTGCTGTTCCCTACACTTGAAGGATCACCACCAGgctccacagagcagaaaatgtgtgcTATCTACTCCCAACCAAATTCCAGGGACCTCTAAACTTGGCCTCAGGAGCGTCACACTCTGTGGCCTAAACGTGGCTGCATTTCTCTGAGAGGAGCGCAGGAGCTGAAAGCCTCTTTCATAAGAGGGCCCCCAGCCAAACAGCAGCCCATTATGGCAGCAACATCAGGGCCATAATGATGAAAACTACCCTCTCTGAAATGTCACCAACAAATGCAGCACATTCTGACTTTGCCCAAATAATCGAACAATCTTACCTCTTCGTCTTCTCCTGCCAGAACGCGGACCCTGTGACATGTTTACCTCACAGTCCTTCAAAGCAAACCTCCACAATCACTCCTGAGCTCATTCTGATCACAGATTATTTGCAGTGCAACCATGACTAGGGCTTGTTACAGCGCTGGTGAACTTTAACTACACTTCAAGGATTACAGATGCAGTCCAAAGGGGCAAACCTTGCAGGGCCAACACCATTCATTAAGTTATCATTCATCGCAGCGGCCTTTGAATGGCCAGGTGACAGAGCACAGCAACTCTACCTGCACAAAGGGGGAAAAGCCGTAAAACTCTCACAGGCTTAACAGAAGTTAAAAACAAACCTGCGCCCTTTAAAAGAATTTGAATGCTGCAGAATGGAGGTGTTTCTGTGACTGGACCGAGGCCAGAGATtacaacagcagagcagtggcTCTGCTAACAGGGAAGTTATGGGAATCTGTCAAAGACTGATATCTCTCCTTCTGGGCTCGAGTTTCAAAAAAGTTTCAAGGAGTCCGGGAGGTGACTTATTAATCGACAAGTAACTTCTGAGCTTCTCAAAATGCTCCTCAAAGGTTTCAAATAGTTTAAACTGTTGTGCAATGAAAGGACATACAATGCAGGGTTGGGCGACATGACGATGCATACTGGGACGTCTATGGTGTGTACAAAGGTTGGTGGGCAATAGTGCAAATCAGTGAGCAAAATACAGGCTTATTTGATTTGCAGGATTCTTGCATTTCCGTTTGATAAAGGAAATGCAAGAACAGACACTCCATGTGAGTAATTTTATCTTTAAATGTTGTTCAACTTAGTTTCCAAAAGGTTTGATTATCACTAGATTTACATAAATATTGCAGTCTAAATGTACAATATTGGATTTTATGCATATCACCAACTGCATTTGCTTGATAAAATCCCAGACTTTGATcaagaaaatagtgaaaaattaGCATCAAAACTTCCCAAAATCCAAAGTGACATCAGCAAAACATGTGCTTTCATCCAACCACCAGTGCGAAATGAAGGGATATTCAATTTATAATGACGTGCAACGGAGAAAAGTAGGAACTAAAGATTTCTTTTAAGCATTCTTGCTTGAAAACTGATTTGACTGATGATCAAAACTGTAGccaaatcattttctgtttagCCACTCATACATGTACAGCACACTACAAAGAGCTATCAGTAACAGTACCTCCCTGACGGTACAGGCCGCTGTCTAACGCCTGCTTCAGTTTTCAGCCCGAGCGGCTTGATAAGCCCCTAACAAACATAAAGCTGCTGCCAAAGCCATGAGAAAATGTGAGTGCCATAAAGGATGACATCTGGGGTGGTGGGCTTCAAAGGAGACAGATCAAGGagccacagagtgtgtgtgaggcccATAAATACTTCACTTATTGCTGTGAGGCAGACTTTCAGACTTCTGCAGGTCTAAGGGGCCACCCAAACagatattgattgattttataCGGTTTTATCCAACTAGAGGATCCTGTGTGATAAACGGATCCACAACAGTGATGTTTATGGATTTCCCATTTAGTTGCAGACCACTTGGACCATCTGAAGAGGCCCTGAAGTGGTCCTGGGACCTCCACAGTTTCTTAATCCACTGAAGCTCTGAGCTCCAACAGCTTCTTAAACCATACACATCATTACAAAACGGCTTGTTTGCACATTTAGTTAAGGACACGTCCCatctgcatgtgcgtgtgtgtgtgtgtgtgtgtgtgtgtgtgtgtctgtgtgtgtgtgtgtgtgtctgtgtgtctgtgtgttagctCATGTCCTGTTCTGCCAGCAGCGCAGAGGTTAACACAGATGCCACCACAAATCGATGAGGCGACCGGTAACGTTCGTGCTCTCGCGGCGCCTCGCATCGCCTCGTACTCACCGCAGACGTCAGGTCTTCGTCTCTCAGTCCGCTGCTGGCTGGAGCTCAGATGTCATTATTGTGCTCCTTCCTTCTTCGGCTCCTTCTCCTCCGTTACCCGTTCACCAGCCAGCCTATCATTACTTCCTGTATGTACTGATGACGACAGCGTCGCGCACCGCGTGCGCGCCGTGGATGGAGGAGAGTTTGTCGAACGGTGCCTTCACGTACGGTCGGATATTTGACACCTGCAACTGTTGGCGTGACACGGAACATTCGTGTCATTCATTGAGTTCTTCTATTTTGAAGTAGGCAAGCTGCACAGTAAGGATaaatatatagatttttttcttcccacAATAAAAACAGTTCGTAAATAACGTTTGAACTTTTCTGCACAAGATAACGTTTgcaataaacctttttttttttttttttaagtgtttttctttcattttttttttaaacaaaatttCAACAAAATGCATTTGGTGCGATAAGAAACTTAAAATCAGTTAATCTACGCCCAGAATCTATAGAGGGGCTTTAACTTAGCAAGTGGTTAATTTTGAATTCATGTATTATGTTACCATGAAGAGAAAATGCTCCAACATTTAAGTCTCAATCAATTATCACAGTTATTAGTGTCAGGCAGAACTGGCAGTTATTGTTTCAAcctccttcttccttttccttttcctctttccatttcCCCTTCTGAGAAATATATGCATTACAAGAAATTTGCAAAGCTTTGTATATTTTCCACCAAACTGCCTCTGAAGAGTGAAACTGATTCTacagtttttaatgtgaaaaacgGTTTTCAAAACCTCACTAAATCTTTTGCTGAAAAGTAACTGAAGAACGTTTCATTCAACATTAAGGTgaatatttttccctttttagtATGATTCGTCACTTTTCCTGACTCACATCCTCACACCGACTGTGTGAACTCTCAGTAACTCAGATGCAATTCATTTAAATTCAATCTAATGTGATTATGTCATATAATCTTTGTTTAGTTCTTCTGCAAAGCACGCATATGTCTGATCTTTACGTCATTACGGTGCAGTCTCTGCAGTTCCTCCGCATTCACTGCTCAAATATTTGCCGAAGGAGCAGAGCCTGCAGATTCCGGCTCGTTCTTAAGAAGAGGACACAAATTAGAGGCTGAACCACAGGttcaaaacagtttttatttggcaAACCCTGTGTGATACAGAATACTGTATGAGGCACTTTAATGGGGAATTATTGTAAGGCCACTGAATGCAACTGCGAAACTCCAAGTCATGTGAAAGTACATTGTGAGAAAAGCAAGAGgagaaagcaaagaagaaaacaattaCAGTTTGATTGTCTTGTATCTGGACTGCAAGGATTAAGATAAGAAATATATCAATTTATCCCAACATCACTCCATTCCTGAACTCAAATTATGGCTGTAACATCTGCGTTTTTTGAAAATTGAACTCACAAAAGGCACATTACACTTCTACAGAGGTAGCTGATACAAACGGTTTGGCtacctcaaaaaaaaaagaaaagaaaagaaacactaaacaaaactgcagcagaggtggatttaaaagattaaaatgaacaaatcaaatcagacaCTGACAATTAACTGCCCCAAAGAAATTAACTGTTTTTCAGTGCGGACAACAGCCATGTTTCAGTGGTTgattatataaaaaaagaaagaagaccaTTACAGTAGTTAGAGAGGGAACATTTTCGATGCACCCACTGAATAAATAATATGGGTTCGTTTTGTGGTCAAATGACAATCTGTAGTGAACTGTATCACTACATTTAAGCTGTTGaactgctgaatgtgaatctgAGTGATGAAAATATACTTATATGTCCTAAACAGTAACATATtcataaaaaatataacaaaagaaGCACTGAAATAACTTTGTTTTGGTACGAAGACAATAAAGTCATCCTCTGTCTCACCAACACAATCtcctgacaaaaagaaaaaattacatttcaccTGCTGTGCAAACATCCACCAAACAACTTACAACCAGGAAAagaatttaaaaacatcatcagtgCACCCATAAATGTACAAACAcgtcctgcaggaggaaaatGAGAGTGCAGAAAACCATTGGCACACATctgtatttaaaaagaaaactccCCTGTTGGATTCGCGTGTTTGATTGTCAGTCCTTCAGTAAGATGGAGGCTGGTACTCTCCTGGTTGGTCCTGGCGGTTGGGGTAAGGCGACTGCTGGTAGCCCGTGGGGCCGCCGGCAAACTGAGCGGGCGGGTATGGGGTGTTGTGGTCATTGGCTGGGTCTCTGTACTCCTGCTCGAACTCGCTGACGCCTTGGCGATATCGTCCGTACGCAAAGTAGGACAGGAGAGCCTGTTGAGAGAAGCCTGAATCAGTAAGTGGAGCTTTTACGCACCTTTTTGGCAATTTTTCAGCCACCTGACTTGCAAGTTATCATGTGATTTTGTTAGTCAAATGCTGGTTACAAGCGGAGGTGATAAGGGGCTCACCCAGCTGATGAttgagaagaaggagaaggccACAACAGCCCGGGCAGCATCGGCAACACTAGATTTTTCAGTTTTGGACCACTGGTTGGCCAGGAGGCAGAAGCAGACGAACCACAGGAACGTCCACGCCGCTGTCCCATACACAAAATATCAATACAGAGAAATAAATCAGGATGAAAGTCAAAAATGAGAACAGCACTAATTTCTACTGGGCTAcgcttcctgttttcatgcacaGTTCCTTTTTTCGAGTATGAGCACTCCACAGTGAAACCTGACTCTCACCTGAGAAGACCAGATCTCCCATAACAATGAATTTCCTCTCCTTGGCATTGCTGATCTGTGGGAAGTAGGCGTCCAGTATGAGGAAGACAACACAAGCCAAGAAGGCCAGGACTCCGATTCCGACCCCGTAGCTGCAGGCGCTGTCGTTTCCGTTGAACATGCATTTGGTTTCGGCTTCGGTCGATGGATTAGTGTAGCCTTCTGCTGTGATGGTTGCAAAGACCACGATGGAGAataactgcaaaaaaaaaaaaaaagggggacaCGCAGGGTTAATGCCCTGGGGTGGTGGGGAGGGTGAGAAAAATGCATGTTGGGACCGTGTGATTCTTATCACATGATTCACATTAGGATAAAAAGctttcaccatttaagaataTCATCCAAACTCAAgttaaaaacagctgttgagaCACTTCAGACAAGTGAAGCTGAGCAGACGACACTGGAAAAGTTTCAATTCCTGATCTATTTGAACACTGTAAATAAGGCAGAAAATTATTAGATAAATTATTGATATAAAGTTAAACCAAGCAAATATGATCTGATTCCAGCTTTTAAGATGTGAAAggttgctgcttctctgtgtttttgaattgaataagaaaattgtgtttgtgttttgaacaaGTAATCTCACAAACTAAGAGGATGCCAccttattttttaatgtttcaaagACCACACAAATATCTCACCAATCCTGCCATCCCTGTACTGGCTTCCTGCTGCTTTTAGAACTGATTACACAATATTATGGattacatttctgacattttagcgCTTTGTACCATCCCAACTGACTCTAACCGGCCTGTAACAAGCGTTTGAAAACAGCCCTGCAGAGTCGTGCAGCGCAACAGATGACGCCGCGGAAGTTTCAATTCCTGCTCTTTCCTCGTACTGTAAACCCTCCAGAAAAAAAGAGCCGCATCCTCTGTGAATTTA of the Chaetodon auriga isolate fChaAug3 chromosome 16, fChaAug3.hap1, whole genome shotgun sequence genome contains:
- the cant1a gene encoding soluble calcium-activated nucleotidase 1 isoform X1; this translates as MLLNQAEGHSGPPSSMPAPPGFTRLEQNEPMNNLRISVGGLPMLASMANATDPRFRLKWKPIVVVAVSLALLLLLFMHLNSGLRARSYGSHSWKTGHSDAQQSDSGYNDTYPLSPPEHTAQGTRYRIGVIADLDTSSRSDKKLTWVSYMRRGHLLVSQSGDKVVVEWDADKVVLESHLSEKGRGMELSELVVFNGKLYSVDDRTGIVYHIDGDVAVPWVILPDGDGNVAKGFKAEWMAVKDKHLYVGGLGKEWTTTEGEFVNNNPEWVKVVGFRGDVQHENWVPNYKSLKSAAGIEPPGYLIHESAAWSDTLQRWFFLPRRASKQRYEETADERRGTNLALSCSPDFRDVIVSRVGPLNPTHGFSSFKFVPNTDDQIILALKSEEDAGKIATYIMAFTLDGRILLPETKIGDVKYEGLEFI
- the cant1a gene encoding soluble calcium-activated nucleotidase 1 isoform X2, translated to MESHSGPPSSMPAPPGFTRLEQNEPMNNLRISVGGLPMLASMANATDPRFRLKWKPIVVVAVSLALLLLLFMHLNSGLRARSYGSHSWKTGHSDAQQSDSGYNDTYPLSPPEHTAQGTRYRIGVIADLDTSSRSDKKLTWVSYMRRGHLLVSQSGDKVVVEWDADKVVLESHLSEKGRGMELSELVVFNGKLYSVDDRTGIVYHIDGDVAVPWVILPDGDGNVAKGFKAEWMAVKDKHLYVGGLGKEWTTTEGEFVNNNPEWVKVVGFRGDVQHENWVPNYKSLKSAAGIEPPGYLIHESAAWSDTLQRWFFLPRRASKQRYEETADERRGTNLALSCSPDFRDVIVSRVGPLNPTHGFSSFKFVPNTDDQIILALKSEEDAGKIATYIMAFTLDGRILLPETKIGDVKYEGLEFI
- the cant1a gene encoding soluble calcium-activated nucleotidase 1 isoform X3, translated to MPAPPGFTRLEQNEPMNNLRISVGGLPMLASMANATDPRFRLKWKPIVVVAVSLALLLLLFMHLNSGLRARSYGSHSWKTGHSDAQQSDSGYNDTYPLSPPEHTAQGTRYRIGVIADLDTSSRSDKKLTWVSYMRRGHLLVSQSGDKVVVEWDADKVVLESHLSEKGRGMELSELVVFNGKLYSVDDRTGIVYHIDGDVAVPWVILPDGDGNVAKGFKAEWMAVKDKHLYVGGLGKEWTTTEGEFVNNNPEWVKVVGFRGDVQHENWVPNYKSLKSAAGIEPPGYLIHESAAWSDTLQRWFFLPRRASKQRYEETADERRGTNLALSCSPDFRDVIVSRVGPLNPTHGFSSFKFVPNTDDQIILALKSEEDAGKIATYIMAFTLDGRILLPETKIGDVKYEGLEFI
- the syngr2a gene encoding synaptogyrin-2a; the encoded protein is MQSSAYGASLAGGAFDLGSFVKQPQTILRCLSWLFSIVVFATITAEGYTNPSTEAETKCMFNGNDSACSYGVGIGVLAFLACVVFLILDAYFPQISNAKERKFIVMGDLVFSAAWTFLWFVCFCLLANQWSKTEKSSVADAARAVVAFSFFSIISWALLSYFAYGRYRQGVSEFEQEYRDPANDHNTPYPPAQFAGGPTGYQQSPYPNRQDQPGEYQPPSY